TGGGAACAGATTTTGTAGAAACCACTTTCTCTATCCCTGCTGAGTTTTTTGACAAGCTTATAGATGACTATGAGAAATTTGTCACTGAACCTAAAATTGATAAAAAAATATTTGAAAACGATAAAACCCTTCAGAAAGAAGGGATTAAAGCGGCAGAAGATAATCCGGACTCACGCTCTTTTAAAGGATTTATGGCTGCAACTTATAACAAACACCCTTACGGCATGAACTCCGAGGGGACGCTTGAAAGTGTGGACAAGATAACAGCGGAAGACCTCGAAAGATACGGAAAGGAACTTTTGCAAGGTACTAATATCACTGTTGCGGTGGCGGGTAAATATACTGCCGGTCAGATCAAGCGCCTGAAAGCAGTGTTTGGCAAACTGCCTGCGGGCAAACCTTTTAAAATAGAATGTGACAACAGCTCGATACAGGCGGACAGCCGGATAGAGGACAATGATGAGGGGCTTCAGCAGGCGAAACTTTTTGTAGGCTATACTGCCCCGAGCGCATCTGAGAAGGACTATGCGGCAGTTAAGCTTATGTCGGATATACTCGGCGGAGGGATGAGCAGCAGATATTTTAATGTTCTGCGTAAAGATAAGGGTTATGCTTATTCAGTTGGTGCGGCTTATCCGTCCAGAATATGCAAATCCCGCTTTATCGCACATATAGGGCTTGCAGTTGAGAATGTTCCGAATGCTATAGATACTATCGAGCGGCTCAACAAAGAATTTATCAATGACCTCA
This window of the Denitrovibrio acetiphilus DSM 12809 genome carries:
- a CDS encoding M16 family metallopeptidase gives rise to the protein MMRKAAILLISFLIAVSAFAGGKSVLDNGVRFIEINRDYTETLSVVFFVRGGTVRETPVNNGVGSLFSSVWVKSSDLLKEIEFYGGGVYSSVGTDFVETTFSIPAEFFDKLIDDYEKFVTEPKIDKKIFENDKTLQKEGIKAAEDNPDSRSFKGFMAATYNKHPYGMNSEGTLESVDKITAEDLERYGKELLQGTNITVAVAGKYTAGQIKRLKAVFGKLPAGKPFKIECDNSSIQADSRIEDNDEGLQQAKLFVGYTAPSASEKDYAAVKLMSDILGGGMSSRYFNVLRKDKGYAYSVGAAYPSRICKSRFIAHIGLAVENVPNAIDTIERLNKEFINDLTEEEMDAVRNYVLGRILIDSQTNAKQAWYACFFENTGLGSEYFNNYINILKEINIEDIKKAARLFNGPKTVYLLK